The sequence GCCAGGCAAGGAGTATGGGGCTTGCAACAAATATTGAGGAGTATGTTCCTACAACCACCCCGACTATCATTGCAAATGCAAAGTCGTGGATAATTCCGCCTCCAAGAGTAAAAAGCGTTATAACCACAAAAAGAGTTGTCAAAGAGGTCAGAATTGTACGACTGAGCGTTTCATTTACACTTCTGTTGATGACTACTTCCAGAGTATTTTTGTGGTATTTTCTGAGGTTTTCACGGATGCGGTCAAAAATAACAATTGTATCATTCAAAGAATATCCGATTATGGTGAGAAGGGCCGCGATAATCGGAAGGGAGAACTCCTTGTCGCAAATAGAAAAAATACCGACGGTAATAATAATGTCATGGATAAGGGCAACAATAGCCCCCATAGCGTATTTAAGCTCGAGAAACCAGAAGAGGATAAGTGTAACGACTACGGCGGCGCTGATAAGGAAGGCTATGCCCACATTGAATAAGGAAAGTAAATATACGGCAACCATAAGCGCTCCGGCCATGATGCCGCTTAATATCCACTTTAATTCAAAGCGTCCGGATATATATATGGTAATAAAGAGCAGGGCGTAGAACATGGCAAACAGAGCTTTTTCACGTAAATCTTTGCCTACCTGAGGGCCTACCATTTCAACCCGACGGATCTGCACATCATTTCCCTTGGTGTATTCAAGGGCTTTTTTTACTCTGGAAGTAAAATCTTGAGAACTTGAGATAGACATATCGGTTCTTATAAGATATTCATTATCTTTTTTATCGCCGAACTCTTGAACCGATGATTTGCCTAATTCAAGCTTATTGAGCCCCGACCTTACATCATCTAAGTTAACAGGCGCGTTAAATTTAACCTGTATTAATGTCCCGCCGGCAAAATCGATCCCGTATTTCGGCCCCTTATGTATTATCAGCGAAAAAAAACTGATGATGATCATTGCAATGGAAATAGAGAATGCAATTTTTCTTTTGCTGATGAAATTAATATTTATATCAGGTTTTATAAGCTGCATTAAACATGCTCCCGCTATATACTTAAATTTTTTACTTTTCGGTTAATTAACAAAAAATCGAATACAAGCCGTGTCATGATAAGAGATGTAAATAGACTGGCAATTACGCCCAGGCTCAGTGTAACGGCAAACCCTTTAACAGGTCCTGTTCCGAACTGAAACAAAACAAGGGCCGCGATAAGTGTTGTGACGTTCGCATCCAGGATTGCAAGGGTGGCTTTCTTATACCCCGCGTCTACTGCGGCTCGCGGTGTTTTGCCGATACCCAGCTCCTCTCTGATACGTTCAAAAATAAGAACATTTGCATCCACGGCCATTCCTATGGTTAGTATAATGCCCGCAATGCCGGGAAGTGTTAAAGTAGCCTGAAAACCCGCGAGTCCTCCGGCGATCAGGATAATGTTAAGGATAAGAGCAAAGTCGGCTATCAGGCCTGAACCCTTATAATATATAATCATAAACAGGGCTACGAGAAAACCTCCGACATACACTGAAACAAGACCTTTGTTGATTGAATCAGCTCCAAGAGAGGGGCCGACGGTCCTTTCCTCAAGTATTTTTACAGGGGCGGGAAGCGCGCCGGCGCGCAGAGCGATGGCAAGATCCTTGGCCTCCTCCATAGTAAAGTTACCTGTAATGCGGGCCTCACCGTCGGCGATTTTTTCCTGTATAACCGGCGCGGAATAAACATGATTGTCCAGAACAATTGCAAGGCGTTTTTTTACATTTTCTTCTGTTATTTTAGCAAAAGTTCTTCCGCCTTTTTTGTCAAAAGTAATGGAAACATAAGGCTCACTGAACTGTGAATCTATTTGAACCCTTGCATCTGTGAGATTCGCACCTGTTAAGAGCGTTTGCTTTTTAATAAGAAAGTAGTTTTTTATTTCGCGATTTGAGTCAGGATCCATTGTGATCTGAGTAAGTATTTCGCTTCCAGGAGGAATATTCCCATTTCGAGCAGCATTAACATCTTGTGTTTCATCCACCAGCTTGAACTCCAAAAGGGCTGTTTTGCCGATGAGATCCTTTGCTCTTTGTGTGTCCCTTATCCCCGGAAGTTGAATTAAAATACGTTTTTTACCCTGATGCCTGATGTCGGGTTCGCTCACACCAAACTGGTCGATACGGTTTCTTATGGTTTCAAGGGCCTGTGATACCGCAAGTTTTTTGATATTATCGGCTTCTTCTTCAGGAAGGTCCAAAACCATGGAAAACACCCCCTCATCTGTTGATCTTGAAACAATACGCAGATCTTTAAACTCTTTGTTTAGAAGCTGTTCAAAACTGTCGGCACTATCCTTTTCCTGCAATCTGACCGAGATCTTTGAACCGTTAACCCTCTCTGCACTTAGAAACCTTATGCGCTCTTTTTTTAAGAGATTTTGGATCTCAAGCCTAATACGTTCTATTGTGCTTTCCAAAGCCTTTTCAGTATCCACTTCAAGCACAAGATGCATGCCTCCCTGGAGATCAAGGCCGAGATTTATCTTCTTGTGCGGCCACCATGCAGGTTTAATTGAAGGAATAATATAGATAACAGCAGCTATAACAACAATTATAACTAAAATTAATTTCCAGGAAATATTTTTCAATGATCTATTCCTTCTATTGTCCGGTTTTTATCATATTAAAGCCCCGGTTAACCTATGTCACCGGGGCTTTTTTAATTTTCGAGTTTTATTTTTTATCTGAATCGGTTTTCTCTATTTTTGCCGGCTGAGCCTGTGATGAAGACTGGAGCAATGCTGAAACATTAGTTCGATTTATCTTCACACGGACTTTATCCGCCACCTCTATTGTTAAAGTGTCATCACTAACAGAGGTAATGCGTCCATGAATGCCGCCGCTTGTTATTATACGGTCTCCATTTTTAAGATTACCGACCATTGAACGATGCTCTTTCTGCTTTTTTTGCTGGGGCCGGATAAGAAGAAAATAAAAAATAACGAACATAAGAACAAGAGGGATAAATGATGCGAATCCACCCCCCTGTCCGCCTGCTGCGCCACCCTGACCCATTGCATATGCTATGTCAACCAAAATTAACCCTCCTTGTTTCTGTTGTTATTAACCCTGCGATTAAATATGTTATTGCGGTTTTTATTCCCAAACCATTTCAGCGGAGCCTAATACGCTTGTGATAATAAGTTTTATATTTTCAGCGCCGCCATCAATCATAGACTTGCGGGCTGCCGGAGATGTTGCGGAAAATCTAACCATGTACACCGATTTCCAGGGAGTTATATAAGGAAAAAAGTGGGTTGTTACAGCATCAACCTGTTTTATTTTCCTGATTTCAAGTGGAGCTATCAGCCCGCCTGTTCCAGCAGTTAAATATATTTTCCAGATGGAATCCTTTTTGTTAAAATCATTGAGCTTTTTATCAGGCACAT is a genomic window of Anaerolineae bacterium containing:
- the secF gene encoding protein translocase subunit SecF, whose translation is MQLIKPDININFISKRKIAFSISIAMIIISFFSLIIHKGPKYGIDFAGGTLIQVKFNAPVNLDDVRSGLNKLELGKSSVQEFGDKKDNEYLIRTDMSISSSQDFTSRVKKALEYTKGNDVQIRRVEMVGPQVGKDLREKALFAMFYALLFITIYISGRFELKWILSGIMAGALMVAVYLLSLFNVGIAFLISAAVVVTLILFWFLELKYAMGAIVALIHDIIITVGIFSICDKEFSLPIIAALLTIIGYSLNDTIVIFDRIRENLRKYHKNTLEVVINRSVNETLSRTILTSLTTLFVVITLFTLGGGIIHDFAFAMIVGVVVGTYSSIFVASPILLAWQKHGKKK
- the secD gene encoding protein translocase subunit SecD, which codes for MKNISWKLILVIIVVIAAVIYIIPSIKPAWWPHKKINLGLDLQGGMHLVLEVDTEKALESTIERIRLEIQNLLKKERIRFLSAERVNGSKISVRLQEKDSADSFEQLLNKEFKDLRIVSRSTDEGVFSMVLDLPEEEADNIKKLAVSQALETIRNRIDQFGVSEPDIRHQGKKRILIQLPGIRDTQRAKDLIGKTALLEFKLVDETQDVNAARNGNIPPGSEILTQITMDPDSNREIKNYFLIKKQTLLTGANLTDARVQIDSQFSEPYVSITFDKKGGRTFAKITEENVKKRLAIVLDNHVYSAPVIQEKIADGEARITGNFTMEEAKDLAIALRAGALPAPVKILEERTVGPSLGADSINKGLVSVYVGGFLVALFMIIYYKGSGLIADFALILNIILIAGGLAGFQATLTLPGIAGIILTIGMAVDANVLIFERIREELGIGKTPRAAVDAGYKKATLAILDANVTTLIAALVLFQFGTGPVKGFAVTLSLGVIASLFTSLIMTRLVFDFLLINRKVKNLSI
- the yajC gene encoding preprotein translocase subunit YajC, which translates into the protein MVDIAYAMGQGGAAGGQGGGFASFIPLVLMFVIFYFLLIRPQQKKQKEHRSMVGNLKNGDRIITSGGIHGRITSVSDDTLTIEVADKVRVKINRTNVSALLQSSSQAQPAKIEKTDSDKK